ATGGGATCCAAGCCTGCTGTCGGATCATCATAGAAAATAATCTCTGGATCTAGAGCCAGCGCTCTAGCAATACCGAGGCGCTTTTGCATCCCACCGCTGATTTCATCGGGGTACAAATCTCTCGCATGCGGAATCCCGACAGCACCCAAGAAGGACTCTGCTTTTTTTGTAATTTCCCATTCCGTGAGTTGCGTCGTTTCCCTCAGTGGAAAGCAGATGTTTTCAATACAGGTGAGCGAATCAAAAAGAGCGTTTTTCTGAAACAAAATTCCCATTTTTTTAAGCAATGGCAGACGCTCTTTGGGGCTCAGCGTTAACCATTCCTTCTGTTCGATAAAAACTTTGCCATTCTGAGGAGTTATCAAACCTGACATGGTCTTAAGCAGAGTCGTTTTTCCCTGTCCGCTCGGCCCCACGATCACGAAACACTCGCCGGCCGCGATTTCGAGATTGATTCCTTTTAACACCTCGTAGGAGTCAAAAGTGACCGTGATGTCTTTCAAGCTGATCATACTCATGGGCCGTCCAGTTTCTTGCGCCGATGTCCTCTGCGCCTAGCGGTAAATCTTGTCTCTATATACGATTTGATATTGAATGTGTCATCGAACGCAAGTTTTAAATTTTTCCATTCGTTTTGAAGCCTTATAGGAGATTAACATGGCTCACAAAAGAAATAAAATTGCCGTTATCGGCGCGGGATTCGTAGGTTCAACAACTGCTCACTGGGCAGCACAAAAAGAACTTGGCGATGTTGTAGTTTTGGATATCAACGAAGGTGCAGCCATCGGTAAAGCGTTGGATCTAGCTCAAGCTGGTCCGATCGAAATGTTTGATTCAAAAATCAAAGGAACAAACAAGTACGAAGACATCGCGGATTCTGATGTTGTTATCATCACTGCAGGTATGCCACGTAAACCAGGCATGAGCCGCGATGAGCTTGTTGGCATCAATGCAAAAATCGTTAAAGACGTTTGTGAAGGCGTTAAAAAATACGCTCCAAATTCTTTCGTCATCGTTGTTTGTAATCCAATGGACGTCATGGCTGTTTACGCAAAACAAATCTTGGGCTTCCCGCGTGAGCGCGTTCTTGGTATGGGCGGTTGCTTGGATTCAGCTCGTTTCCGTGAATTCATCGCTGAAGAGTTGAATGTTTCTGTTAAAGACGTCACTGGTATCGTTATCGGTAACCACGGTGATGCGATGATGCCTCTTGTTCGTCACGCTTCCGTTTCTGGTATTCCTCTTACAGAGCTTCTTCCTGCTGACAAAATCGCGGCGATCGTGGCTCGTACAAAACAAGCGGGTGCTGAAATCGGCGGCCACTTGAAAACAGGTTCTGCTTACTACGCTCCTTCTCGCGGCGCAGTTGAAATGGCGGAAGCCATCTTGAAAGACCAAAAACGCGTTCTTCCAGTAGCTGTTGAGCTGACTGGTGAGTTCGGCGTAAATGAAGGTTTGATGGTGGGTGTTCTTGCTACTATCGGCGGCAAAGGTCTTGAGAAAATTCACAAGTTCGAAATGAACCCTGCTGAACAAGAAGAATTCAAAAAATCAGTAGATGCAGTTCGCGCACTTGTTTCTGCTCTTAAAAACGTTCAATAATCGGAGTTAAAATGAATATTCATGAGTATCAGGCCAAAGAGATTCTCAGAAAATTTGGCGTAGCGACTTTAAAAGGTAAAGTCGCTCACTCACCTGAAGAAGCAGTAGCTGCTGCGAAAGAAATCGGCGGAAATATTTGGGTTGTAAAGGCTCAAATCCACGCCGGTGGCCGCGGTAAAGGCGGCGGTGTTAAGATCGCAAAGACTTTGCAAGAAGTTGAAGATCTAACAAAGAAAATGATCGGCATGACTTTGGTGACTCACCAAACAGGCCCTGAAGGTAAAGTTGTTCAGAAAGTTTTCATCGAGCAAGGTTGCAATATCGCGAAAGAATACTACGTTGCTTGCTTGATCGACCGTGCCACTGGCAGAGCGGCAATGATGGCTTCCTCTGAAGGTGGTATGGACATCGAGGAAGTGGCTGAGCACAATCCAGACGCGATTAAAAAAGTCGACATCGACCCGACAATCGGTTTGGCTCCTTTCCAAGCTCGTCAATTGGCATTTGAAATCGGCATGGCTCCTGAAATCGTGAACAAAGCTGTGAAGTTCTTCCAAGGTCTTTACAACGCGTTCGTGACAACAGATTGCTCTATCGCGGAGATCAACCCGCTTGTTGTAACTAAAGAAGGCGACGTTCTTTGCTTGGATGCGAAAATGAACTTCGACTCCAACGCTCTTTACCGTCACCAAGACATCGTTGAAATGCGCGATTTGAACGAAGAAGAACCTTCTGAAATCGAAGCTTCTAAATTCGACCTCGCGTTCATCAAGCTTGATGGTAACATCGGCTGTCTCGTGAATGGTGCGGGTCTTGCGATGGCGACTCTTGACATCATTAAACTTCATGGCGCTTCTCCTGCGAACTTCTTGGACGTCGGCGGCGGCGCGAATAAAGAAAAAGTAACAGCTGCTTTCAAAATCATCCTTAAAGATCCAAACGTAAAAGGGATCTTGGTGAACATCTTCGGTGGTATCATGAAATGTGACATCATCGCTGAAGGTGTGGTTGCGGCTTCTCGCGAATTGGGTCTGAAAGTTCCACTTGTTT
This region of Bdellovibrio sp. 22V genomic DNA includes:
- a CDS encoding ABC transporter ATP-binding protein, with product MSMISLKDITVTFDSYEVLKGINLEIAAGECFVIVGPSGQGKTTLLKTMSGLITPQNGKVFIEQKEWLTLSPKERLPLLKKMGILFQKNALFDSLTCIENICFPLRETTQLTEWEITKKAESFLGAVGIPHARDLYPDEISGGMQKRLGIARALALDPEIIFYDDPTAGLDPITSKKIIELILKLKKEKNSTVVAITNDMNRAFQMADRIGVVIDQSLLITGTPEQTKNHSDPRVHQFIRGSLEGPLTAIV
- the sucC gene encoding ADP-forming succinate--CoA ligase subunit beta; this translates as MNIHEYQAKEILRKFGVATLKGKVAHSPEEAVAAAKEIGGNIWVVKAQIHAGGRGKGGGVKIAKTLQEVEDLTKKMIGMTLVTHQTGPEGKVVQKVFIEQGCNIAKEYYVACLIDRATGRAAMMASSEGGMDIEEVAEHNPDAIKKVDIDPTIGLAPFQARQLAFEIGMAPEIVNKAVKFFQGLYNAFVTTDCSIAEINPLVVTKEGDVLCLDAKMNFDSNALYRHQDIVEMRDLNEEEPSEIEASKFDLAFIKLDGNIGCLVNGAGLAMATLDIIKLHGASPANFLDVGGGANKEKVTAAFKIILKDPNVKGILVNIFGGIMKCDIIAEGVVAASRELGLKVPLVCRLEGTNVELGKKILKESGLDITPADDLTDAAKKIVAAVKGK
- the mdh gene encoding malate dehydrogenase, which gives rise to MAHKRNKIAVIGAGFVGSTTAHWAAQKELGDVVVLDINEGAAIGKALDLAQAGPIEMFDSKIKGTNKYEDIADSDVVIITAGMPRKPGMSRDELVGINAKIVKDVCEGVKKYAPNSFVIVVCNPMDVMAVYAKQILGFPRERVLGMGGCLDSARFREFIAEELNVSVKDVTGIVIGNHGDAMMPLVRHASVSGIPLTELLPADKIAAIVARTKQAGAEIGGHLKTGSAYYAPSRGAVEMAEAILKDQKRVLPVAVELTGEFGVNEGLMVGVLATIGGKGLEKIHKFEMNPAEQEEFKKSVDAVRALVSALKNVQ